In the genome of Quercus robur chromosome 3, dhQueRobu3.1, whole genome shotgun sequence, one region contains:
- the LOC126716385 gene encoding polcalcin Bet v 4-like — MADEAQNKADCERIFKRFDANGDGKISLAELGNALKELGSSSQDEVKCRMAEIDLDGDGFISLEELFDFQRANPDLMKIVVKKL; from the coding sequence ATGGCTGATGAAGCACAGAACAAGGCCGACTGTGAACGTATCTTTAAGCGCTTTGACGCCAATGGCGATGGAAAAATCTCATTGGCAGAGCTGGGAAATGCACTGAAAGAACTTGGCTCTTCTTCTCAAGATGAAGTAAAGTGTAGGATGGCTGAGATCGATCTGGATGGCGATGGTTTCATTTCATTAGAAGAACTATTCGATTTCCAGCGTGCCAACCCGGATTTGATGAAGATTGTTGTTAAGAAACTTTAA